In Treponema rectale, a single genomic region encodes these proteins:
- a CDS encoding HAD family hydrolase — translation MSAEFDAVILDIDGTIWNTTGIVAVAWNKAVEKTGYGVRKVNAQILQKEFGKTMDVIAADLWPELEKEKRDILLAECCTEEQIAIRNNDVDITYPGVVDTIIELSSQENFYIVSNCQNGYIELMLEKTGLAPYIKDFECFGRTGKGKAENLIILKDRNQLSFPLYVGDTQGDCNECIKAGISFAWASYGFGTASSYYKEIKKFSDLKNIL, via the coding sequence ATGAGTGCAGAATTTGATGCAGTAATTCTTGATATTGACGGAACAATCTGGAATACCACAGGTATAGTTGCCGTTGCATGGAATAAGGCTGTAGAAAAAACAGGTTACGGGGTCCGCAAGGTAAATGCACAGATTCTCCAGAAAGAATTTGGAAAAACCATGGATGTTATTGCGGCAGATTTATGGCCGGAGCTTGAAAAAGAAAAAAGGGATATCCTGCTTGCTGAATGCTGTACTGAAGAACAGATTGCAATCCGTAACAACGATGTGGACATTACTTATCCTGGAGTCGTAGATACGATTATTGAATTAAGTTCTCAGGAAAACTTTTATATAGTAAGTAACTGTCAGAACGGCTATATTGAACTCATGCTGGAAAAAACAGGGCTTGCTCCATACATTAAAGACTTTGAATGTTTTGGAAGGACAGGAAAAGGAAAGGCAGAGAATCTTATTATCTTAAAAGACAGAAATCAGTTAAGCTTTCCTCTGTATGTGGGAGATACTCAGGGAGACTGTAATGAGTGCATAAAGGCCGGAATCAGTTTTGCCTGGGCTTCATATGGTTTTGGTACGGCAAGTTCTTACTATAAAGAGATAAAGAAATTTAGTGACCTGAAGAATATTTTATAA
- a CDS encoding ArsR/SmtB family transcription factor encodes MKKESKAAEVDESMLFNLAELFKIFGDSTRIKILHSLLNAELSVTEISQKLEMTQPAISQQLRVLKSSGLVKFRRDGKLVIYSLADEHVSLILNVGIEHLSE; translated from the coding sequence ATGAAAAAAGAATCTAAAGCAGCAGAAGTTGATGAATCTATGCTTTTTAATCTTGCTGAACTTTTTAAGATTTTTGGTGATTCGACCAGAATAAAGATACTTCATTCACTTTTAAATGCTGAACTCAGCGTTACAGAAATTTCTCAGAAGCTGGAAATGACTCAGCCTGCCATAAGTCAGCAGCTCAGGGTTTTAAAATCCAGCGGTCTTGTTAAATTCCGCCGTGACGGAAAACTTGTAATATATTCACTTGCTGATGAGCATGTAAGCCTCATACTTAACGTGGGTATAGAACATCTTTCGGAATAG
- a CDS encoding heavy metal translocating P-type ATPase has protein sequence MKKIECCKIDEIEREHSGHEHHHEHNHEHHHCCCHDDCCADDEGAEEDEEEEGSLKKIIIAAVFFLAAVLLEKLPFFSGQGMYVRGAFLACYFAAYMLTGFSVLKEAVLSIIHGEWFGEEFLMSVAAIGAVFMGEYSEGVAVMILFQFGEYLEDKAVDHSKHSISELVKIRSDSANIKKDGQIVNVPAEEVAAGDIIVVKPGERIPLDGKVVSGKTMVDTSALTGESVPREVMEGETVLAGFMNVNGVIEVSVEKEFSESSVSRILKMVRNAQSKKARTEKFIRKFAKIYTPLVCITAVAIAVIPPLVSGGSTLVWHTWIYRALELLVVSCPCALVISIPLSFFSGIGLASRNGILIKGSNYIEMLSRAGTVVFDKTGTLTKGVFEVTKINVASGADITEEELVKIAAHAEYYSEHPISRSLKKIHSCPDCLKLNVKDAEEISGHGIKCKLDGKQILAGNRRLMEIEGVQGIENAASDGGTVIYVAQDKKFLGSIIISDVLKEDAASAIAELYGNKVSKTVMLTGDTKEAAELCAEKTGITQVFSQLLPDGKLEVMEKLISEKKKNESVIFVGDGINDAPVLSRSDAGIAMGAMGSDSAIEAADVVIMNDSVSAVSKAIKISRVTMKNVRQNTFFSLAAKTAIIVLCAVGLGNMWLAVFGDVGVTMLAVLNSIRVLRKSV, from the coding sequence ATGAAGAAAATAGAATGCTGTAAGATAGACGAGATTGAGCGTGAACATTCCGGTCATGAGCATCATCATGAACATAATCATGAGCATCATCACTGCTGCTGTCATGACGACTGCTGTGCGGATGATGAAGGAGCAGAAGAGGATGAGGAAGAAGAAGGATCATTAAAAAAAATAATTATTGCTGCTGTATTTTTTCTTGCTGCCGTACTTCTTGAAAAACTTCCTTTCTTTTCTGGTCAGGGCATGTATGTACGCGGTGCGTTTCTTGCATGTTATTTTGCAGCCTATATGCTGACAGGATTTTCTGTATTGAAGGAAGCTGTCTTAAGTATTATTCACGGTGAATGGTTTGGAGAAGAATTCCTTATGTCTGTTGCAGCAATCGGTGCTGTATTCATGGGGGAATATTCAGAAGGTGTTGCCGTAATGATTCTGTTTCAGTTCGGCGAATATCTTGAGGATAAGGCGGTTGATCATTCAAAGCATTCTATTTCTGAACTTGTAAAGATAAGGTCTGACAGTGCAAACATAAAAAAAGATGGGCAGATTGTTAATGTCCCTGCAGAGGAAGTTGCAGCCGGTGACATTATTGTAGTTAAGCCTGGAGAAAGAATTCCTCTTGACGGAAAAGTTGTTTCAGGAAAAACAATGGTTGATACTTCAGCCCTTACTGGAGAAAGCGTTCCCCGTGAAGTTATGGAAGGCGAAACTGTACTTGCAGGTTTTATGAATGTAAACGGAGTTATTGAAGTTTCTGTAGAAAAAGAGTTTTCTGAAAGTTCTGTCAGCAGAATCTTAAAGATGGTCAGAAATGCTCAGTCAAAGAAAGCCCGTACTGAAAAATTTATCCGCAAGTTTGCAAAGATTTATACTCCCCTGGTATGTATTACGGCAGTTGCAATTGCAGTAATACCGCCGCTTGTTTCAGGTGGAAGCACGCTTGTATGGCATACCTGGATTTATCGTGCACTGGAACTTCTTGTAGTTTCTTGTCCGTGTGCCCTTGTGATTTCAATTCCTTTAAGTTTCTTCAGCGGAATTGGTCTTGCTTCCAGAAACGGTATTCTTATCAAGGGTTCAAATTATATAGAAATGCTCAGCCGTGCCGGTACTGTAGTATTTGATAAAACCGGAACCCTTACCAAAGGTGTTTTTGAAGTAACTAAAATTAATGTAGCTTCCGGAGCAGATATTACGGAAGAGGAGCTTGTAAAAATTGCGGCTCATGCAGAGTATTATTCAGAACATCCGATTTCCCGTTCATTAAAAAAAATACACAGCTGTCCTGACTGTCTTAAACTGAATGTGAAGGATGCGGAAGAAATCAGCGGTCACGGAATAAAATGTAAGCTTGACGGAAAGCAGATTCTTGCAGGCAACAGGCGCCTTATGGAAATTGAAGGCGTTCAGGGAATTGAAAATGCAGCTTCTGATGGAGGAACTGTAATTTATGTTGCACAAGATAAAAAATTTCTTGGCAGTATAATCATCAGTGATGTGTTAAAGGAAGATGCGGCTTCTGCCATAGCAGAACTTTATGGAAATAAAGTTTCTAAGACGGTTATGCTTACGGGAGATACAAAAGAAGCTGCGGAACTGTGTGCGGAAAAGACAGGGATCACTCAGGTGTTCAGCCAGCTCTTGCCGGACGGAAAACTTGAAGTAATGGAGAAACTTATTTCTGAAAAGAAAAAGAATGAAAGCGTAATTTTTGTTGGAGACGGAATAAATGATGCACCTGTTTTAAGCCGCAGTGACGCGGGTATTGCAATGGGTGCAATGGGAAGTGATTCTGCAATAGAAGCTGCAGATGTAGTTATAATGAATGACAGTGTTTCTGCCGTAAGTAAGGCCATAAAAATTTCACGCGTTACGATGAAGAATGTGCGGCAGAATACTTTCTTTTCTT
- a CDS encoding HAD-IA family hydrolase, giving the protein MLFIFDMGGVVTTTAKIESRIESILKISHQQFLEYCGCLTDADASDPSKTNLFTLCSDGIIDCREFWRIFSERSGIKVTTDWWHWLFHPVLNEKTVELIKELKASGHRVICGTNTISSHYANHIERGDYAFFDQTYSSCFMGVSKPDVNFWKLILTAENAEPENCVFIDDRKDNADAAASLGIKSYVFTGADELKEQLKKDGII; this is encoded by the coding sequence ATGCTTTTTATTTTTGATATGGGCGGTGTTGTAACTACAACTGCAAAAATTGAATCAAGAATCGAATCAATTCTTAAAATATCACATCAGCAGTTTCTTGAGTATTGCGGCTGCTTGACGGATGCAGATGCTTCAGATCCTTCAAAAACAAATCTGTTTACTTTATGTTCCGACGGAATAATTGACTGCCGGGAATTCTGGAGGATATTTTCAGAACGCAGCGGAATTAAAGTTACCACTGACTGGTGGCACTGGCTTTTTCATCCTGTTTTAAATGAAAAAACCGTGGAACTGATAAAGGAATTAAAAGCTTCAGGTCATCGGGTAATCTGCGGAACAAATACGATTTCCAGTCATTATGCAAATCATATCGAAAGGGGAGACTATGCCTTTTTTGATCAGACATATTCTTCCTGTTTTATGGGAGTTTCCAAACCGGATGTAAATTTCTGGAAGCTTATTCTTACAGCAGAAAATGCGGAACCTGAAAACTGTGTTTTTATTGATGACCGTAAAGATAATGCAGATGCGGCTGCTTCCCTTGGTATAAAGTCCTATGTGTTTACCGGCGCTGATGAGTTGAAGGAACAGCTGAAAAAAGACGGTATTATTTAA